From the genome of Opisthocomus hoazin isolate bOpiHoa1 chromosome 8, bOpiHoa1.hap1, whole genome shotgun sequence, one region includes:
- the LOC142362311 gene encoding uncharacterized protein LOC142362311 — translation MAEGPRHAGTRAVRGRRRPGAEGLCREGRARGQRPRRARTLPIAQAAACWCLEGREPPRPQHCGYAPVFKGKRRTVLPGFHRGGRAALWRTSKAQLRKPLVAHCSYGPASNLQLRAGLSPSCTKDDPIYVISFCRLIEREAASTRAGQGGAETSRSQCKMVTFHPESTARSDYTARWNLEPLFSLHLCVKQEQHEQTQTFQSSLKAPIDAVSSQLQNPFCFLYIL, via the exons ATGGCGGAAGGCCCCCGTCACGCGGGCACTAGGGCGGTGCgcgggcgccgccgccccggggccgagGGCCTTTGCCGtgaggggcgggcgcgggggcagCGGCCCCGGAGGGCGCGCACATTACCGATCGCCCAGGCAGCGGCCTGCTGGTGCCTGGAAGGGCGAGAGCCGCCGAGGCCGCAGCATTGCGGTTACGCCCCCGTGTTCAAGGGGAAACGCCGGACGGTGCTGCCTGGGTTTCACCGGGgtgggagagctgctctgtggaggaCCAGCAAAGCCCAACTGCGTAAACCACTCGTAGCTCACTGTTCCTACGGACCAGCCAGTAACCTTcagctgagagcagggctgtcacctTCCTGCACCAAAGATGATCCCATCTATGTAATCAGTTTCTGCAG ACTCATCGAAAGAGAAGCAGCTTCCACTAGGGCAGGGCAAGGGGGAGCAGAAACAAGCCGTTCACAGTGCAAAATGGTCACCTTTCACCCAGAATCCACAGCAAGGAGTGATTACACTGCCCGCTGGAACTTGGAACCCTTGTTCTCACTACACCTGTGTGTGAAGCAAGAGCAGCATGAACAGACACAGACCTTTCAGTCTTCTCTGAAAGCACCCATAGATGCAGTATCATCACAGCTGCAGAACCCCTTTTGTTTCCTTTACATCCTTTAG
- the ARL1 gene encoding ADP-ribosylation factor-like protein 1 has product MGGFFSTIFSSLFGTREMRILILGLDGAGKTTILYRLQVGEVVTTIPTIGFNVETVTYKNLKFQVWDLGGQTSIRPYWRCYYSNTDAVIYVVDSCDRDRIGTSKSELVAMLEEEELKKAILVVFANKQDMEQAMTPTEMANALGLPALKDRKWQIFKTSATKGTGLDEAMEWLVEALKSRQ; this is encoded by the exons ATGG GGGGCTTTTTCTCCACCATCTTTTCCAGTTTGTTTGGAACTCGAGAGATGAGGATTCTCATCCTGGGACTGGACGGAGCCGGAAAAACAACCATTCTCTACAGGTTACAAGTTGGAGAAGTTGTTACCACCATTCCGA CCATTGGCTTCAATGTTGAGACAGTGACATACAAGAATCTGAAATTTCAAGTTTGGGACTTGGGAGGACAGACAAGCATAAG GCCGTACTGGCGGTGTTACTATTCAAATACAGATGCAGTCATTTATGTGGTGGACAGCTGTGATCGAGACAGGATTGGCACTTCAAAGTCAGAGCTTGTGGCTATGTTAGAG GAAGAAGAGTTGAAGAAAGCCATTTTGGTGGTGTTTGCAAATAAGCAGGACATGGAACAGGCCATGACTCCCACAGAAATGGCAAATGCACTTGGCTTACCGGCTTTGAAGGACCGAAAATGGCAGATATTCAAAACCTCTGCAACTAAAGGCACCGGGCTTGATGAAGCAATGGAATG GTTGGTGGAGGCCTTGAAGAGCAGGCAGTGA